From Gallus gallus isolate bGalGal1 chromosome 14, bGalGal1.mat.broiler.GRCg7b, whole genome shotgun sequence, one genomic window encodes:
- the KDELR2 gene encoding ER lumen protein-retaining receptor 2, producing MNIFRLTGDLSHLAAIIILLLKIWKSRSCAGISGKSQLLFALVFTTRYLDLFTSFISLYNTSMKLIYIACSYATVYLIYMKFKATYDGNHDTFRVEFLIVPVGGLSFLVNHDFSPLEILWTFSIYLESVAILPQLFMISKTGEAETITTHYLFFLGLYRALYLVNWIWRYYFEGFFDLIAVVAGVVQTVLYCDFFYLYVTKVLKGKKLSLPA from the exons ATGAACATCTTCCGCCTCACCGGGGACTTGTCCCACCTGGCGGCCATCATCATCCTGCTGCTCAAGATATGGAAGAGCCGCTCCTGCGCTG GTATTTCTGGGAAAAGCCAGCTTCTGTTTGCACTGGTCTTCACTACCCGCTATCTGGACCTCTtcacttcattcatttcattgTATAACACATCTATGAAG CTTATCTACATTGCTTGCTCGTATGCCACCGTGTACCTGATCTACATGAAATTTAAGGCCACCTACGATGGAAACCATGATACGTTCAGGGTGGAGTTTCTGATAGTTCCTGTTGGTGGACTCTCGTTTCTTGTCAATCATGACTTCTCTCCTCTGGAG atATTGTGGACTTTCTCCATCTACCTTGAATCTGTTGCCATTCTCCCCCAGCTCTTTATGATCAGCAAAACTGGGGAAGCGGAGACCATCACTACTCACTATCTTTTCTTCCTGGGTCTGTACCGTGCCTTGTACTTAGTCAACTGGATTTGGCGCTACTATTTTGAGGGATTTTTTGACCTCATAGCGGTTGTTGCTGGTGTGGTCCAGACTGTTCTTTACTGTGACTTCTTCTATTTGTATGTTACAAAAG TACTCAAGGGAAAGAAGCTCAGTTTGCCAGCGTAA